A window from Saccharicrinis carchari encodes these proteins:
- a CDS encoding homocysteine S-methyltransferase family protein: MKNFKENNLLLPEKYYLTDGGMETTLIFHQGIDIPYFATFDLLKNPLHRKAIDRYFRQYLDMAAKHNTGFILESVTWRAHSDWGPTLGYTQRELAEVNRQAVEQVKELRQEYLESIDHILVSGCIGPRYDGYAVNKDGWEDYKSYHSPQIKTLRDCGVDMVTALTINSKEEALGIVMAAKDINVPTVISFTVEMDGNLPDGHSLQEAIEAIDSLTDSYALYFMINCAHPLHFEQKLSALNGLSERICGIRANASCKSHAELDESPVLESGDKEELAQWYGIFKNRHPHIKVFGGCCGTDITHIEEICENLFNMDG, translated from the coding sequence ATGAAGAACTTTAAAGAAAACAACCTTTTATTACCCGAAAAATACTATCTGACCGATGGCGGCATGGAGACCACCTTGATTTTTCATCAGGGTATCGACATCCCTTATTTCGCCACTTTCGATCTGTTAAAAAATCCCCTACACCGCAAGGCTATAGATCGTTATTTCAGGCAATACCTCGATATGGCCGCGAAACACAACACCGGGTTTATACTCGAGAGCGTGACCTGGAGGGCCCATTCCGACTGGGGGCCTACGCTGGGCTATACGCAACGGGAGTTGGCCGAGGTCAATCGACAAGCGGTTGAACAGGTAAAAGAACTCAGGCAGGAATACTTGGAATCCATCGATCACATATTGGTGAGTGGCTGCATCGGGCCCCGGTACGATGGCTATGCAGTAAACAAGGACGGTTGGGAGGACTATAAATCCTATCATTCGCCGCAAATAAAAACCCTGAGGGATTGCGGCGTGGACATGGTAACCGCCTTAACCATCAACAGTAAAGAGGAGGCTCTGGGCATCGTGATGGCCGCCAAGGATATAAACGTGCCGACGGTCATATCGTTTACCGTTGAGATGGACGGCAACCTGCCCGACGGGCACTCGCTGCAGGAGGCCATAGAGGCAATCGACAGCCTGACGGACAGCTATGCACTTTACTTTATGATCAACTGCGCACATCCCCTACACTTTGAGCAGAAGCTAAGCGCTTTGAACGGGTTGTCGGAGCGTATCTGTGGAATCCGTGCCAATGCCTCGTGCAAGAGCCACGCCGAACTGGACGAGTCGCCCGTACTGGAGTCGGGCGATAAAGAAGAACTGGCCCAATGGTACGGCATATTTAAAAACCGGCATCCGCACATTAAAGTATTTGGCGGATGCTGCGGGACGGATATCACCCATATTGAGGAGATTTGTGAAAACCTGTTCAATATGGATGGCTAA
- a CDS encoding sterol desaturase family protein: protein MEDFISQLPTPFEILSDPISLIVYALLAGLLLWEAIFPARELPRIRFWRLRGSIFFLAFVLFTTYIPLLWDGFFAQYQLMDLSSLNLISQVLLGIFVFELVQYCWHISMHKSDFLFRVSHQIHHSAERIDVPSTFMFSINDMIGLSLVGSVSFALIMGLAPQAITIIILTTSFLGIFQHANINTPRWIGYLVQRPESHNVHHAKGIHKYNYTDLPLIDMMFGTFRNPKSYGHETGYYLGASNKVLDMLLFKDVTKQNHG, encoded by the coding sequence ATGGAAGATTTTATTTCGCAATTGCCCACCCCGTTTGAGATTCTCTCGGATCCCATTTCTTTGATCGTATATGCCCTTCTTGCCGGCTTGCTGCTATGGGAAGCGATTTTTCCGGCCCGTGAGCTGCCCAGGATAAGGTTCTGGAGATTGCGGGGCTCGATTTTCTTTCTGGCCTTTGTGCTCTTCACCACTTATATCCCTTTGCTGTGGGACGGTTTTTTTGCACAGTACCAATTGATGGACTTGAGCAGTCTAAACTTGATATCGCAGGTGTTACTGGGTATTTTTGTTTTTGAGTTGGTTCAATACTGTTGGCACATAAGCATGCACAAATCCGATTTTTTGTTCCGTGTGTCGCACCAGATACACCATAGCGCCGAAAGGATCGACGTGCCCAGCACTTTTATGTTCAGCATCAACGATATGATAGGGTTGTCGTTGGTAGGTTCCGTTAGTTTTGCCCTGATCATGGGATTGGCCCCCCAGGCGATAACCATCATCATCCTCACGACCAGCTTCCTCGGTATTTTTCAGCATGCCAACATCAACACGCCACGGTGGATCGGCTACCTCGTCCAGCGCCCCGAGAGCCACAACGTGCACCATGCCAAAGGTATCCACAAGTACAACTACACCGATTTGCCGTTGATCGATATGATGTTCGGGACTTTTAGAAACCCTAAATCCTATGGCCACGAAACCGGGTACTATCTCGGGGCATCAAACAAGGTGTTGGACATGCTGCTGTTTAAGGATGTAACGAAACAAAATCATGGATAA